A stretch of the Gracilinanus agilis isolate LMUSP501 chromosome 4, AgileGrace, whole genome shotgun sequence genome encodes the following:
- the KRTAP29-1 gene encoding keratin-associated protein 29-1: MPDSCCLRSCQAIPSAPTMPLYSSGGTCGNAICLPSSCQGKTWQLVTCQENCQSSSCNLTYPEPTCCEPSSCQLTCLPSTSRVGFVCRPICNSTMCGPSACIVNSCPPPCSESRSCQSNCDTTPCQPASSQEAVCVTGSCQPTGCDSNSCQPVCSESSSCLRMCCQPTVCMPSSCQPTSCQISSCPATSCEGQSCGATCYQPVCFLSSCQPFPCMPVSCQPSFCMPTPYKPTFYVPMSFQSFYCQPPSYMSYVYQPASCQPKCSVQNSCKATCGNPVFCQPTRCVPSSYKEDGCKSTSFQPACCVTGSEKLSGCGTSYYQPTCPSSCKTSSCRLRTCQPKSYISNTRKGTYC, encoded by the coding sequence ATGCCTGATAGCTGTTGTCTCAGATCCTGCCAGGCCATTCCATCTGCACCTACCATGCCTCTCTATTCCAGTGGTGGGACCTGTGGAAATGCTATCTGTTTGCCTAGTTCCTGCCAAGGCAAAACATGGCAACTGGTCACCTGCCAAGAAAACTGCCAGTCATCTAGCTGTAATTTGACTTATCCTGAACCTACATGTTGTGAGCCTAGTTCCTGCCAACTAACTTGCCTTCCATCAACATCTCGTGTGGGTTTTGTCTGTCGACCTATTTGCAATAGTACTATGTGTGGCCCATCAGCTTGCATTGTCAACAGTTGTCCACCGCCTTGCTCTGAATCTCGTTCCTGCCAATCAAATTGTGATACCACTCCTTGTCAACCAGCTTCTTCTCAGGAAGCAGTGTGTGTGACTGGGTCATGCCAACCAACAGGTTGCGACTCCAATTCCTGCCAGCCAGTCTGCTCCGAATCCAGTTCTTGTCTTCGGATGTGCTGTCAGCCAACTGTCTGCATGCCCAGTTCATGCCAACCAACTTCTTGTCAGATAAGTTCATGCCCAGCAACTAGCTGTGAAGGCCAGTCCTGTGGAGCAACTTGCTATCAACCTGTCTGCTTTCTCAGCTCTTGCCAGCCCTTTCCTTGTATGCCCGTTTCCTGTCAGCCATCTTTCTGTATGCCTACTCCTTACAAACCTACTTTCTATGTACCGATGTCCTTCCAGTCCTTTTATTGCCAGCCACCTTCTTACATGTCTTATGTCTACCAACCTGCCAGCTGCCAACCCAAATGCTCTGTGCAGAATTCCTGCAAAGCAACCTGTGGAAACCCTGTCTTCTGCCAGCCAACTCGCTGTGTGCCCTCTTCCTACAAAGAGGATGGATGCAAGTCTACTTCTTTCCAGCCAGCTTGCTGTGTGACTGGTTCTGAAAAACTGTCTGGCTGTGGTACTAGTTACTATCAACCCACTTGCCCAAGTTCCTGCAAGACGAGTAGCTGCCGGCTCAGGACCTGCCAACCCAAAAGCTACATATCCAACACCCGTAAGGGGACCTATTGCTAA